The following proteins come from a genomic window of Trifolium pratense cultivar HEN17-A07 linkage group LG4, ARS_RC_1.1, whole genome shotgun sequence:
- the LOC123919970 gene encoding beta-galactosidase 8-like isoform X2 gives MRVTQIVLGLVWFLGVYVLASFCSNVTYDHRALVIDGKRRVLISGSIHYPRSTPQMWPDLIQKSKDGGIDVIETYVFWNLHESVRGQYNFEGRGDLVGFVKAVAAAGLYVHLRIGPYACAEWNYGGFPLWLHFIPGIKFRTDNEPFKAEMKRFTAKIVDLMKQENLYASQGGPIILSQIENEYGDVDSHYGPAAKPYINWAASMATSLDTGVPWVMCQQANAPDPIINTCNDFYCDQFTPNSDKKPKMWTENWSGWFLAFGGAVPYRPVEDLAFAVARFFQRGGTFQNYYMYHGGTNFGRTTGGPFISTSYDYDAPIDEYGIIRQPKWGHLKDLHKAIKLCEEALVATDPTISSPGPNLETAVYKTGSVCASFLANTGTSDATVTFTGNSYHLPGWSVSILPDCKNVVLNTAKINSASMISSFATESSKEEVDSLDGSSSGWSWISEPVGISKADAFAKPGLLEQINTTADRSDYLWYSLSLVAEEDAGEQPVLHIESLGHALHAFINGKLAGSKAGNSGNAKVNVDIPITVVVGKNTIDLLSLTVGLQNYGAFYDTVGAGITGPVILKFSKNGSTADLSSLPWTYQVGLQGEDLGLSSGSVGQWNSQSTLPTNQPLTWYKTNFVAPSGSNPVAIDFTGMGKGEAWVNGQSIGRYWPTYVAPNSGCTDSCNYRGAYSANKCLKNCGKPSQTLYHVPRSWLKPDSNTLVLFEESGGDPTKISFATKQIESVCSHVSESHPPPVDTWNSDTDSVRKVGPVLSLECPYPNQVISSIKFASFGTPLGTCGNFNHGHCNSNRALSIVQKACIGSSSCSIGVSINTFGNPCRGVTKSLAVEAACT, from the exons ATGAGAGTGACACAAATTGTGTtgggtttggtttggtttctTGGTGTTTATGTACTTGCTTCTTTTTGTTCCAATGTTACCTATGATCATAGAGCATTGGTCATTGATGGCAAACGCAGGGTCTTAATCTCTGGTTCTATTCATTATCCTCGTAGCACTCCACAG ATGTGGCCAGACCTTATTCAGAAATCCAAAGATGGAGGAATTGATGTGATTGAGACTTATGTTTTTTGGAACTTACATGAATCGGTTCGAGGCCAG TATAATTTTGAAGGAAGGGGGGATTTGGTTGGATTTGTGAAAGCAGTAGCAGCAGCAGGTCTATATGTTCATCTCCGGATCGGTCCATACGCGTGTGCTGAATGGAATTACGG TGGTTTCCCTCTTTGGTTGCATTTTATTCCTGGAATTAAGTTCAGAACTGATAATGAACCATTCAAGGCAGAAATGAAGCGATTTACCGCGAAGATTGTGGATTTAATGAAGCAAGAGAATCTCTATGCATCACAAGGTGGACCAATTATTTTATCTCAG ATTGAAAACGAGTATGGAGACGTCGATTCACACTATGGTCCTGCGGCTAAGCCCTACATCAATTGGGCAGCATCAATGGCTACATCTCTTGATACAGGTGTTCCTTGGGTTATGTGCCAGCAGGCAAATGCACCTGATCCAATT ATAAACACATGCAATGATTTTTACTGCGATCAATTCACGCCAAACTCTGACAAGAAACCAAAAATGTGGACCGAGAATTGGAGTGGATG GTTTCTTGCATTTGGAGGTGCTGTACCTTATAGACCTGTGGAAGATCTTGCATTTGCTGTTGCACGTTTTTTTCAACGGGGTGGAACTTTTCAAAATTACTACATG TACCATGGAGGGACTAACTTTGGTCGAACAACCGGTGGACCTTTTATTTCTACGAGTTATGATTATGATGCACCCATCGATGAGTATG GAATTATTAGACAGCCCAAATGGGGCCATCTTAAAGATTTGCATAAGGCCATAAAGCTTTGTGAAGAAGCACTGGTAGCTACTGATCCAACAATTTCATCTCCTGGTCCAAATCTAGAG ACTGCAGTTTACAAGACAGGATCTGTATGTGCTTCCTTCCTTGCCAACACCGGCACGTCTGATGCAACGGTTACCTTTACTGGAAATTCATATCACTTGCCTGGATGGTCTGTGAGCATCTTACCGGACTGCAAGAATGTTGTACTCAATACTGCAAAG ATTAATTCTGCATCTATGATTTCGAGTTTCGCAACTGAATCCTCCAAAGAAGAGGTTGATTCTTTGGACGGTTCAAGTTCAGGATGGAGTTGGATTAGTGAACCGGTTGGTATTTCAAAGGCTGATGCATTCGCAAAACCTGGACTACTCGAGCAAATAAATACGACGGCTGATAGAAGTGACTACTTGTGGTACTCATTAAG CCTTGTTGCTGAAGAAGATGCCGGTGAACAACCTGTACTTCACATTGAATCCCTTGGTCATGCCCTTCATGCTTTTATAAATGGGAAACTTGCag GGAGTAAAGCAGGCAACAGCGGAAACGCTAAGGTTAATGTGGACATCCCTATTACAGTTGTAGTTGGAAAGAACACGATCGATCTCCTGAGTTTAACAGTGGGATTACAG AACTATGGAGCTTTTTATGACACAGTAGGTGCGGGGATCACTGGTCCGGTAATATTGAAATTTTCGAAAAATGGCAGTACCGCTGATCTCTCGTCACTGCCGTGGACATATCAG GTTGGCCTTCAAGGTGAAGATTTAGGTCTGTCTAGTGGAAGTGTTGGACAGTGGAATTCACAATCCACCTTACCTACAAATCAACCTTTGACTTGGTACAAG ACGAATTTTGTTGCTCCCTCCGGCAGTAACCCGGTTGCAATTGACTTCACGGGGATGGGAAAAGGCGAAGCTTGGGTGAACGGACAGAGCATCGGGAGATATTGGCCAACATATGTCGCACCAAATTCTGGTTGTACCGACTCATGCAATTATAGAGGAGCCTATTCTGCAAACAAATGTCTCAAGAACTGTGGAAAACCATCACAGACATT ATATCATGTACCGCGGTCATGGTTGAAACCAGACAGCAACACTCTTGTATTGTTTGAGGAAAGCGGAGGCGACCCTACAAAAATATCTTTCGCTACAAAACAAATAGAAAGTGTTTGTTCACATGTATCCGAATCTCACCCTCCACCTGTAGACACGTGGAATTCGGATACAGATTCAGTAAGAAAGGTAGGTCCTGTACTGTCACTCGAATGCCCTTATCCTAATCAGGTGATCTCTTCCATTAAATTTGCAAGCTTTGGAACTCCCCTTGGAACTTGCGGAAACTTCAACCATGGACACTGCAATAGCAATAGGGCTTTATCCATTGTGCAGAAG GCCTGCATTGGATCAAGCAGTTGTAGTATTGGAGTATCAATCAATACATTTGGAAATCCATGTAGAGGAGTAACAAAGAGTTTAGCTGTTGAAGCTGCTTGTACATAG
- the LOC123919970 gene encoding beta-galactosidase 8-like isoform X1, translating into MRVTQIVLGLVWFLGVYVLASFCSNVTYDHRALVIDGKRRVLISGSIHYPRSTPQMWPDLIQKSKDGGIDVIETYVFWNLHESVRGQYNFEGRGDLVGFVKAVAAAGLYVHLRIGPYACAEWNYGGFPLWLHFIPGIKFRTDNEPFKAEMKRFTAKIVDLMKQENLYASQGGPIILSQIENEYGDVDSHYGPAAKPYINWAASMATSLDTGVPWVMCQQANAPDPIVCFILLVICAVLCSLCFTRLSYFFLVKRERIVCYVIITRFSLCSQINTCNDFYCDQFTPNSDKKPKMWTENWSGWFLAFGGAVPYRPVEDLAFAVARFFQRGGTFQNYYMYHGGTNFGRTTGGPFISTSYDYDAPIDEYGIIRQPKWGHLKDLHKAIKLCEEALVATDPTISSPGPNLETAVYKTGSVCASFLANTGTSDATVTFTGNSYHLPGWSVSILPDCKNVVLNTAKINSASMISSFATESSKEEVDSLDGSSSGWSWISEPVGISKADAFAKPGLLEQINTTADRSDYLWYSLSLVAEEDAGEQPVLHIESLGHALHAFINGKLAGSKAGNSGNAKVNVDIPITVVVGKNTIDLLSLTVGLQNYGAFYDTVGAGITGPVILKFSKNGSTADLSSLPWTYQVGLQGEDLGLSSGSVGQWNSQSTLPTNQPLTWYKTNFVAPSGSNPVAIDFTGMGKGEAWVNGQSIGRYWPTYVAPNSGCTDSCNYRGAYSANKCLKNCGKPSQTLYHVPRSWLKPDSNTLVLFEESGGDPTKISFATKQIESVCSHVSESHPPPVDTWNSDTDSVRKVGPVLSLECPYPNQVISSIKFASFGTPLGTCGNFNHGHCNSNRALSIVQKACIGSSSCSIGVSINTFGNPCRGVTKSLAVEAACT; encoded by the exons ATGAGAGTGACACAAATTGTGTtgggtttggtttggtttctTGGTGTTTATGTACTTGCTTCTTTTTGTTCCAATGTTACCTATGATCATAGAGCATTGGTCATTGATGGCAAACGCAGGGTCTTAATCTCTGGTTCTATTCATTATCCTCGTAGCACTCCACAG ATGTGGCCAGACCTTATTCAGAAATCCAAAGATGGAGGAATTGATGTGATTGAGACTTATGTTTTTTGGAACTTACATGAATCGGTTCGAGGCCAG TATAATTTTGAAGGAAGGGGGGATTTGGTTGGATTTGTGAAAGCAGTAGCAGCAGCAGGTCTATATGTTCATCTCCGGATCGGTCCATACGCGTGTGCTGAATGGAATTACGG TGGTTTCCCTCTTTGGTTGCATTTTATTCCTGGAATTAAGTTCAGAACTGATAATGAACCATTCAAGGCAGAAATGAAGCGATTTACCGCGAAGATTGTGGATTTAATGAAGCAAGAGAATCTCTATGCATCACAAGGTGGACCAATTATTTTATCTCAG ATTGAAAACGAGTATGGAGACGTCGATTCACACTATGGTCCTGCGGCTAAGCCCTACATCAATTGGGCAGCATCAATGGCTACATCTCTTGATACAGGTGTTCCTTGGGTTATGTGCCAGCAGGCAAATGCACCTGATCCAATTGTATGTTTTATCCTTTTAGTTATCTGCGCCGTTTTATGCAGTTTATGTTTTACTCGATTATCTTATTTCTTTTTAGTAAAACGCGAAAGAATAGTTTGCTATGTGATTATCACTCGGTTTTCTCTATGCTCACAGATAAACACATGCAATGATTTTTACTGCGATCAATTCACGCCAAACTCTGACAAGAAACCAAAAATGTGGACCGAGAATTGGAGTGGATG GTTTCTTGCATTTGGAGGTGCTGTACCTTATAGACCTGTGGAAGATCTTGCATTTGCTGTTGCACGTTTTTTTCAACGGGGTGGAACTTTTCAAAATTACTACATG TACCATGGAGGGACTAACTTTGGTCGAACAACCGGTGGACCTTTTATTTCTACGAGTTATGATTATGATGCACCCATCGATGAGTATG GAATTATTAGACAGCCCAAATGGGGCCATCTTAAAGATTTGCATAAGGCCATAAAGCTTTGTGAAGAAGCACTGGTAGCTACTGATCCAACAATTTCATCTCCTGGTCCAAATCTAGAG ACTGCAGTTTACAAGACAGGATCTGTATGTGCTTCCTTCCTTGCCAACACCGGCACGTCTGATGCAACGGTTACCTTTACTGGAAATTCATATCACTTGCCTGGATGGTCTGTGAGCATCTTACCGGACTGCAAGAATGTTGTACTCAATACTGCAAAG ATTAATTCTGCATCTATGATTTCGAGTTTCGCAACTGAATCCTCCAAAGAAGAGGTTGATTCTTTGGACGGTTCAAGTTCAGGATGGAGTTGGATTAGTGAACCGGTTGGTATTTCAAAGGCTGATGCATTCGCAAAACCTGGACTACTCGAGCAAATAAATACGACGGCTGATAGAAGTGACTACTTGTGGTACTCATTAAG CCTTGTTGCTGAAGAAGATGCCGGTGAACAACCTGTACTTCACATTGAATCCCTTGGTCATGCCCTTCATGCTTTTATAAATGGGAAACTTGCag GGAGTAAAGCAGGCAACAGCGGAAACGCTAAGGTTAATGTGGACATCCCTATTACAGTTGTAGTTGGAAAGAACACGATCGATCTCCTGAGTTTAACAGTGGGATTACAG AACTATGGAGCTTTTTATGACACAGTAGGTGCGGGGATCACTGGTCCGGTAATATTGAAATTTTCGAAAAATGGCAGTACCGCTGATCTCTCGTCACTGCCGTGGACATATCAG GTTGGCCTTCAAGGTGAAGATTTAGGTCTGTCTAGTGGAAGTGTTGGACAGTGGAATTCACAATCCACCTTACCTACAAATCAACCTTTGACTTGGTACAAG ACGAATTTTGTTGCTCCCTCCGGCAGTAACCCGGTTGCAATTGACTTCACGGGGATGGGAAAAGGCGAAGCTTGGGTGAACGGACAGAGCATCGGGAGATATTGGCCAACATATGTCGCACCAAATTCTGGTTGTACCGACTCATGCAATTATAGAGGAGCCTATTCTGCAAACAAATGTCTCAAGAACTGTGGAAAACCATCACAGACATT ATATCATGTACCGCGGTCATGGTTGAAACCAGACAGCAACACTCTTGTATTGTTTGAGGAAAGCGGAGGCGACCCTACAAAAATATCTTTCGCTACAAAACAAATAGAAAGTGTTTGTTCACATGTATCCGAATCTCACCCTCCACCTGTAGACACGTGGAATTCGGATACAGATTCAGTAAGAAAGGTAGGTCCTGTACTGTCACTCGAATGCCCTTATCCTAATCAGGTGATCTCTTCCATTAAATTTGCAAGCTTTGGAACTCCCCTTGGAACTTGCGGAAACTTCAACCATGGACACTGCAATAGCAATAGGGCTTTATCCATTGTGCAGAAG GCCTGCATTGGATCAAGCAGTTGTAGTATTGGAGTATCAATCAATACATTTGGAAATCCATGTAGAGGAGTAACAAAGAGTTTAGCTGTTGAAGCTGCTTGTACATAG